A window of Mixophyes fleayi isolate aMixFle1 chromosome 10, aMixFle1.hap1, whole genome shotgun sequence contains these coding sequences:
- the MYRF gene encoding myelin regulatory factor isoform X2 yields the protein MEVVDETEALQRFFEGHDINGALEPSIDTSILEEYISKEDSSEICFPDIPPSSSYANSGQPCSSATVHLPGVISNIGHAGTSSSGGILHMGQQMPVRPGMGGTCGGPPFQSHLGCNNSAMVNPKGYPVPTMCMSGPGLPIKAEPKTSYAAGTLPDSPPDSGSEAYSPQQLNDPHLLRTMTPENICHITTSRLEHPPPSHLQGPPPPHPAHQQHYPSMQRELYLKVESMMPQYSSLGPGIPPADLHHVQQSQMLHQLLQQQHGAELPMHPTKKRKHSDSPNLRDQVSNGGLMQDNDSLNGSYLDPNYQSIKWQPHQQNKWIALYDSNYKELPMPTYKVDADKGFNFSVGDDAFVCQKKNHFQVTVYIGMIGEPKYVKTPDGILPLECFFLKLNGVKLEAINQSISIEQSQSDRSKRPFHPVTLSLPTDQVTKVTVGRLHFSETTANNMRKKGKPNPDQRYFLLVVALQVQAQNQTYLVAAQASERIIVRVTAKGLEKGASNPGQFESDSEVLWQRGQLSDTVFHHGRIGINTERPDEALVVHGNVKIMGSLMHPSDIRAKEDIEEVDTTEQLKRISQMRLVQYHYKPEFASTVGLDDTAETGVIAQEVQEILPEAVKETGDVVCANGETIENFLVVNKERIFMENVGAVKELCKLTDNLETRIDELERWSRKLAKLRRFDSMKSSNSHTGSQFSRAGSIPYKQRPSKVVGKTVPSSSDQSCVSQRFLQATIIALVIIMAFSVISMTTLYVLNLRNEDDLLDIDGALASPGTCTLTFFRQTRLTLPFALCTRSSQNFDTTQLRSSTTPPLQATESTDWLHNPNHSLTIDLCVKPPCIAVCCSNPHSVSSAPAITSAKNASRAETSVTDNASSATIRKAKSRFLDKSQNHLQTAPRPVSPPPPYTQSKTKHSPNSLPGQDLRNRRSVEEESISTTTTGITHENESRASISSIRLLETDTLITDKLCASQDTCSAGNYTFSLPLSKYSSLTGSLTLELNSSVPVSVNLCETTAGKACDTPVTRIASEIQSCSQVSGACTQPVPSSHHLWSLQLVPSQDFTFHLQVSPPGTAGCYDISVDSTQVTDYYFSFYRLCN from the exons GACATGATATTAATGGAGCTCTGGAACCATCAATTGACACAAGTATCCTAGAGGAATACATCAGCAAAGAGGACTCTTCTGAAAT CTGCTTCCCGGACATCCCCCCTTCTTCCAGCTATGCAAACTCTGGTCAGCCCTGCAGTTCTGCAACAGTCCACCTACCTGGCGTCATTTCCAATATAGGCCATGCAGGAACATCCAGCTCAGGCGGAATCCTCCACATGGGTCAGCAAATGCCAGTGCGGCCTGGTATGGGTGGCACATGTGGAGGGCCACCATTCCAGTCACACCTTGGCTGTAATAACAGCGCCATGGTCAATCCAAAAGGATACCCCGTTCCCACTATGTGCATGAGTGGTCCCGGTCTACCCATCAAAGCAGAACCTAAAACCAGCTATGCAGCCGG CACTTTACCTGACTCTCCCCCAGACTCCGGATCAGAGGCGTACTCCCCCCAGCAGCTGAATG ACCCTCACCTGCTTCGCACTATGACCCCTGAAAACATATGTCACATCACTACTTCTCGCCTGGAGCACCCACCTCCATCTCATCTACAGGGCCCACCCCCTCCACATCCCGCACACCAACAACATTATCCCAGCATGCAACGGGAGCTGTACCTGAAAGTGGAGTCCATGATGCCTCAATACTCGTCCCTTGGACCTGGCATCCCCCCTGCAGACCTTCACCATGTCCAGCAGTCTCAGATGCTTCATCAGCTCCTGCAGCAGCAACATGGCGCAGA GCTCCCGATGCACCCTACGAAGAAGAGGAAACACTCAGATTCACCAAACTTGAGGGATCAAGTATCCAATGGAG GTCTCATGCAAGATAATGACAGTCTGAATGGCTCCTATCTGGACCCCAATTAtcagtctataaaatggcagccGCACCAACAGAATAAGTGGATCGCTCTATATGACAGCAACTACAAAGAACT CCCAATGCCCACCTACAAAGTGGATGCAGACAAAGGGTTCAACTTCTCAGTGGGAGATGATGCTTTTGTGTGCCAGAAGAAAAACCACTTTCAAGTCACAGTGTACATTGGCATGATCGGAGAGCCTAAATATGTCAAAACCCCTGACGGCATCCTACCTTTGGAGTGTTTTTTCTTAAAACTAAATGGTGTGAAG TTGGAGGCCATTAATCAAAGCATCAGTATTGAGCAATCGCAGTCTGACCGCAGCAAGCGCCCATTTCATCCAGTCAC GTTGTCTCTTCCCACGGACCAGGTCACTAAAGTGACAGTTGGTCGACTCCATTTCAGTGAGACTACAGCAAATAACATGAGAAAGAAAGGAAAACCCAACCCAGACCAGAG GTATTTTCTGTTAGTGGTGGCTCTCCAGGTCCAGGCTCAGAATCAGACATACCTGGTGGCAGCGCAAGCCTCTGAACGCATCATAGTCCGGGTAACCGCAAAGGGGCTGGAGAAAGGG GCCTCAAATCCTGGCCAGTTTGAGAGCGACAGTGAAGTGCTCTGGCAGCGTGGTCAGCTCTCGGACACTGTCTTCCACCATGGACGCATTGGCATTAACACAGAGCGGCCAGATGAAGCTCTTGTAGTGCATGGAAATGTCAAGATCATGGGTTCGCTTATGCACCCCTCTGACATTCGAGCCAAGGAGGACATTGAAGAG GTTGACACCACCGAACAGTTGAAACGGATCTCTCAGATGCGCCTTGTTCAATATCATTACAAGCCTGAGTTTGCAAGCACTGTGGGACTTGATGACACAGCAGaaacag GAGTGATTGCGCAGGAGGTGCAGGAGATACTTCCCGAGGCGGTAAAGGAGACTGGGGACGTGGTGTGCGCCAATGGAGAAACCATAGAGAACTTCTTAGTAGTGAACAAG GAGAGGATATTCATGGAGAATGTGGGTGCAGTGAAGGAGCTCTGTAAGCTGACAGACAACTTAGAGACTCGGATCGATGAACTGGAAAGGTGGAGTCGAAAACTGGCCAAACTCCGGAGGTTTGACAGCATGAAAAGCAGTAACAG TCATACAGGAAGTCAGTTCAGTCGTGCAGGGAGTATCCCTTACAAGCAGCGTCCTTCCAAAGTCGTGGGCAAG ACAGTGCCGTCCTCTTCTGATCAGAGCTGTGTCAGTCAACGATTCCTACAAGCGACCATCATTGCTCTTGTTATTATCATGGCATtcag TGTTATCTCCATGACCACTCTGTATGTGCTGAATTTGCGCAATGAAGATGATCTGCTGGATATTGATGG TGCTCTTGCTTCGCCTGGTACCTGTACTCTGACTTTCTTCCGACAGACCCGTCTTACACTACCCTTTGCTTTGTGTACACG CTCAAGTCAGAACTTTGATACCACGCAACTGAGAAGTTCCACCACTCCACCACTACAGGCCACGGAGAGCACAG ATTGGTTACATAACCCAAATCATTCCCTCACTATAGACCTGTGTGTGAAACCTCCATGTATTGCTGTCTGCTGCTCTAATCCTCATAGTGTCTCGTCTGCTCCAGCCATCACATCTGCAAAAAACGCTTCTCGTGCAGAGACCTCAGTAACAG ACAATGCTTCATCTGCAACTATCAGAAAGGCAAAATCCAGGTTCTTGGACAAGAGCCAGAACCACTTGCAAACCGCACCTCGTCCTGTAAGTCCACCCCCTCCGTATACTCAGAGCAAAACCAAGCACAGCCCCAACAGCCTGCCCGGGCAGGACCTTCGTAACAGGAGAAGTGTGGAGGAGGAAAGCATTTCAACCACTACCACAGGCATCACACATGAAAATG AATCTCGTGCATCCATCTCTTCCATCCGGCTGCTGGAGACCGACACTCTAATTACAGATAAATTGTGTGCCTCCCAAGACACCTGCAG TGCAGGGAATTACACATTTTCACTCCCTCTGAGCAAGTACAGCTCATTGACCGGCAGTCTAACACTGGAGCTCAA CTCCTCCGTTCCTGTGTCAGTCAATTTGTGTGAAACAACTGCAGGAAAAGCCTGCGACACACCTGTAACCAGAATCGCTTCGGAAATTCAGAGCTGCTCTCAG
- the MYRF gene encoding myelin regulatory factor isoform X5, which yields MEVVDETEALQRFFEGHDINGALEPSIDTSILEEYISKEDSSEICFPDIPPSSSYANSGQPCSSATVHLPGVISNIGHAGTSSSGGILHMGQQMPVRPGMGGTCGGPPFQSHLGCNNSAMVNPKGYPVPTMCMSGPGLPIKAEPKTSYAAGTLPDSPPDSGSEAYSPQQLNDPHLLRTMTPENICHITTSRLEHPPPSHLQGPPPPHPAHQQHYPSMQRELYLKVESMMPQYSSLGPGIPPADLHHVQQSQMLHQLLQQQHGAELPMHPTKKRKHSDSPNLRDQVSNGGMVKQEPGLMQDNDSLNGSYLDPNYQSIKWQPHQQNKWIALYDSNYKELPMPTYKVDADKGFNFSVGDDAFVCQKKNHFQVTVYIGMIGEPKYVKTPDGILPLECFFLKLNGVKLEAINQSISIEQSQSDRSKRPFHPVTLSLPTDQVTKVTVGRLHFSETTANNMRKKGKPNPDQRYFLLVVALQVQAQNQTYLVAAQASERIIVRASNPGQFESDSEVLWQRGQLSDTVFHHGRIGINTERPDEALVVHGNVKIMGSLMHPSDIRAKEDIEEVDTTEQLKRISQMRLVQYHYKPEFASTVGLDDTAETGVIAQEVQEILPEAVKETGDVVCANGETIENFLVVNKERIFMENVGAVKELCKLTDNLETRIDELERWSRKLAKLRRFDSMKSSNSHTGSQFSRAGSIPYKQRPSKVVGKTVPSSSDQSCVSQRFLQATIIALVIIMAFSVISMTTLYVLNLRNEDDLLDIDGSSQNFDTTQLRSSTTPPLQATESTDWLHNPNHSLTIDLCVKPPCIAVCCSNPHSVSSAPAITSAKNASRAETSVTDNASSATIRKAKSRFLDKSQNHLQTAPRPVSPPPPYTQSKTKHSPNSLPGQDLRNRRSVEEESISTTTTGITHENESRASISSIRLLETDTLITDKLCASQDTCSAGNYTFSLPLSKYSSLTGSLTLELNSSVPVSVNLCETTAGKACDTPVTRIASEIQSCSQVSGACTQPVPSSHHLWSLQLVPSQDFTFHLQVSPPGTAGCYDISVDSTQVTDYYFSFYRLCN from the exons GACATGATATTAATGGAGCTCTGGAACCATCAATTGACACAAGTATCCTAGAGGAATACATCAGCAAAGAGGACTCTTCTGAAAT CTGCTTCCCGGACATCCCCCCTTCTTCCAGCTATGCAAACTCTGGTCAGCCCTGCAGTTCTGCAACAGTCCACCTACCTGGCGTCATTTCCAATATAGGCCATGCAGGAACATCCAGCTCAGGCGGAATCCTCCACATGGGTCAGCAAATGCCAGTGCGGCCTGGTATGGGTGGCACATGTGGAGGGCCACCATTCCAGTCACACCTTGGCTGTAATAACAGCGCCATGGTCAATCCAAAAGGATACCCCGTTCCCACTATGTGCATGAGTGGTCCCGGTCTACCCATCAAAGCAGAACCTAAAACCAGCTATGCAGCCGG CACTTTACCTGACTCTCCCCCAGACTCCGGATCAGAGGCGTACTCCCCCCAGCAGCTGAATG ACCCTCACCTGCTTCGCACTATGACCCCTGAAAACATATGTCACATCACTACTTCTCGCCTGGAGCACCCACCTCCATCTCATCTACAGGGCCCACCCCCTCCACATCCCGCACACCAACAACATTATCCCAGCATGCAACGGGAGCTGTACCTGAAAGTGGAGTCCATGATGCCTCAATACTCGTCCCTTGGACCTGGCATCCCCCCTGCAGACCTTCACCATGTCCAGCAGTCTCAGATGCTTCATCAGCTCCTGCAGCAGCAACATGGCGCAGA GCTCCCGATGCACCCTACGAAGAAGAGGAAACACTCAGATTCACCAAACTTGAGGGATCAAGTATCCAATGGAGGCATGGTTAAACAGGAGCCGG GTCTCATGCAAGATAATGACAGTCTGAATGGCTCCTATCTGGACCCCAATTAtcagtctataaaatggcagccGCACCAACAGAATAAGTGGATCGCTCTATATGACAGCAACTACAAAGAACT CCCAATGCCCACCTACAAAGTGGATGCAGACAAAGGGTTCAACTTCTCAGTGGGAGATGATGCTTTTGTGTGCCAGAAGAAAAACCACTTTCAAGTCACAGTGTACATTGGCATGATCGGAGAGCCTAAATATGTCAAAACCCCTGACGGCATCCTACCTTTGGAGTGTTTTTTCTTAAAACTAAATGGTGTGAAG TTGGAGGCCATTAATCAAAGCATCAGTATTGAGCAATCGCAGTCTGACCGCAGCAAGCGCCCATTTCATCCAGTCAC GTTGTCTCTTCCCACGGACCAGGTCACTAAAGTGACAGTTGGTCGACTCCATTTCAGTGAGACTACAGCAAATAACATGAGAAAGAAAGGAAAACCCAACCCAGACCAGAG GTATTTTCTGTTAGTGGTGGCTCTCCAGGTCCAGGCTCAGAATCAGACATACCTGGTGGCAGCGCAAGCCTCTGAACGCATCATAGTCCGG GCCTCAAATCCTGGCCAGTTTGAGAGCGACAGTGAAGTGCTCTGGCAGCGTGGTCAGCTCTCGGACACTGTCTTCCACCATGGACGCATTGGCATTAACACAGAGCGGCCAGATGAAGCTCTTGTAGTGCATGGAAATGTCAAGATCATGGGTTCGCTTATGCACCCCTCTGACATTCGAGCCAAGGAGGACATTGAAGAG GTTGACACCACCGAACAGTTGAAACGGATCTCTCAGATGCGCCTTGTTCAATATCATTACAAGCCTGAGTTTGCAAGCACTGTGGGACTTGATGACACAGCAGaaacag GAGTGATTGCGCAGGAGGTGCAGGAGATACTTCCCGAGGCGGTAAAGGAGACTGGGGACGTGGTGTGCGCCAATGGAGAAACCATAGAGAACTTCTTAGTAGTGAACAAG GAGAGGATATTCATGGAGAATGTGGGTGCAGTGAAGGAGCTCTGTAAGCTGACAGACAACTTAGAGACTCGGATCGATGAACTGGAAAGGTGGAGTCGAAAACTGGCCAAACTCCGGAGGTTTGACAGCATGAAAAGCAGTAACAG TCATACAGGAAGTCAGTTCAGTCGTGCAGGGAGTATCCCTTACAAGCAGCGTCCTTCCAAAGTCGTGGGCAAG ACAGTGCCGTCCTCTTCTGATCAGAGCTGTGTCAGTCAACGATTCCTACAAGCGACCATCATTGCTCTTGTTATTATCATGGCATtcag TGTTATCTCCATGACCACTCTGTATGTGCTGAATTTGCGCAATGAAGATGATCTGCTGGATATTGATGG CTCAAGTCAGAACTTTGATACCACGCAACTGAGAAGTTCCACCACTCCACCACTACAGGCCACGGAGAGCACAG ATTGGTTACATAACCCAAATCATTCCCTCACTATAGACCTGTGTGTGAAACCTCCATGTATTGCTGTCTGCTGCTCTAATCCTCATAGTGTCTCGTCTGCTCCAGCCATCACATCTGCAAAAAACGCTTCTCGTGCAGAGACCTCAGTAACAG ACAATGCTTCATCTGCAACTATCAGAAAGGCAAAATCCAGGTTCTTGGACAAGAGCCAGAACCACTTGCAAACCGCACCTCGTCCTGTAAGTCCACCCCCTCCGTATACTCAGAGCAAAACCAAGCACAGCCCCAACAGCCTGCCCGGGCAGGACCTTCGTAACAGGAGAAGTGTGGAGGAGGAAAGCATTTCAACCACTACCACAGGCATCACACATGAAAATG AATCTCGTGCATCCATCTCTTCCATCCGGCTGCTGGAGACCGACACTCTAATTACAGATAAATTGTGTGCCTCCCAAGACACCTGCAG TGCAGGGAATTACACATTTTCACTCCCTCTGAGCAAGTACAGCTCATTGACCGGCAGTCTAACACTGGAGCTCAA CTCCTCCGTTCCTGTGTCAGTCAATTTGTGTGAAACAACTGCAGGAAAAGCCTGCGACACACCTGTAACCAGAATCGCTTCGGAAATTCAGAGCTGCTCTCAG
- the MYRF gene encoding myelin regulatory factor isoform X3 — protein MEVVDETEALQRFFEGHDINGALEPSIDTSILEEYISKEDSSEICFPDIPPSSSYANSGQPCSSATVHLPGVISNIGHAGTSSSGGILHMGQQMPVRPGMGGTCGGPPFQSHLGCNNSAMVNPKGYPVPTMCMSGPGLPIKAEPKTSYAAGTLPDSPPDSGSEAYSPQQLNDPHLLRTMTPENICHITTSRLEHPPPSHLQGPPPPHPAHQQHYPSMQRELYLKVESMMPQYSSLGPGIPPADLHHVQQSQMLHQLLQQQHGAELPMHPTKKRKHSDSPNLRDQVSNGGMVKQEPGLMQDNDSLNGSYLDPNYQSIKWQPHQQNKWIALYDSNYKELPMPTYKVDADKGFNFSVGDDAFVCQKKNHFQVTVYIGMIGEPKYVKTPDGILPLECFFLKLNGVKLEAINQSISIEQSQSDRSKRPFHPVTLSLPTDQVTKVTVGRLHFSETTANNMRKKGKPNPDQRYFLLVVALQVQAQNQTYLVAAQASERIIVRASNPGQFESDSEVLWQRGQLSDTVFHHGRIGINTERPDEALVVHGNVKIMGSLMHPSDIRAKEDIEEVDTTEQLKRISQMRLVQYHYKPEFASTVGLDDTAETGVIAQEVQEILPEAVKETGDVVCANGETIENFLVVNKERIFMENVGAVKELCKLTDNLETRIDELERWSRKLAKLRRFDSMKSSNSHTGSQFSRAGSIPYKQRPSKVVGKTVPSSSDQSCVSQRFLQATIIALVIIMAFSVISMTTLYVLNLRNEDDLLDIDGALASPGTCTLTFFRQTRLTLPFALCTRSSQNFDTTQLRSSTTPPLQATESTDWLHNPNHSLTIDLCVKPPCIAVCCSNPHSVSSAPAITSAKNASRAETSVTDNASSATIRKAKSRFLDKSQNHLQTAPRPVSPPPPYTQSKTKHSPNSLPGQDLRNRRSVEEESISTTTTGITHENESRASISSIRLLETDTLITDKLCASQDTCSAGNYTFSLPLSKYSSLTGSLTLELNSSVPVSVNLCETTAGKACDTPVTRIASEIQSCSQVSGACTQPVPSSHHLWSLQLVPSQDFTFHLQVSPPGTAGCYDISVDSTQVTDYYFSFYRLCN, from the exons GACATGATATTAATGGAGCTCTGGAACCATCAATTGACACAAGTATCCTAGAGGAATACATCAGCAAAGAGGACTCTTCTGAAAT CTGCTTCCCGGACATCCCCCCTTCTTCCAGCTATGCAAACTCTGGTCAGCCCTGCAGTTCTGCAACAGTCCACCTACCTGGCGTCATTTCCAATATAGGCCATGCAGGAACATCCAGCTCAGGCGGAATCCTCCACATGGGTCAGCAAATGCCAGTGCGGCCTGGTATGGGTGGCACATGTGGAGGGCCACCATTCCAGTCACACCTTGGCTGTAATAACAGCGCCATGGTCAATCCAAAAGGATACCCCGTTCCCACTATGTGCATGAGTGGTCCCGGTCTACCCATCAAAGCAGAACCTAAAACCAGCTATGCAGCCGG CACTTTACCTGACTCTCCCCCAGACTCCGGATCAGAGGCGTACTCCCCCCAGCAGCTGAATG ACCCTCACCTGCTTCGCACTATGACCCCTGAAAACATATGTCACATCACTACTTCTCGCCTGGAGCACCCACCTCCATCTCATCTACAGGGCCCACCCCCTCCACATCCCGCACACCAACAACATTATCCCAGCATGCAACGGGAGCTGTACCTGAAAGTGGAGTCCATGATGCCTCAATACTCGTCCCTTGGACCTGGCATCCCCCCTGCAGACCTTCACCATGTCCAGCAGTCTCAGATGCTTCATCAGCTCCTGCAGCAGCAACATGGCGCAGA GCTCCCGATGCACCCTACGAAGAAGAGGAAACACTCAGATTCACCAAACTTGAGGGATCAAGTATCCAATGGAGGCATGGTTAAACAGGAGCCGG GTCTCATGCAAGATAATGACAGTCTGAATGGCTCCTATCTGGACCCCAATTAtcagtctataaaatggcagccGCACCAACAGAATAAGTGGATCGCTCTATATGACAGCAACTACAAAGAACT CCCAATGCCCACCTACAAAGTGGATGCAGACAAAGGGTTCAACTTCTCAGTGGGAGATGATGCTTTTGTGTGCCAGAAGAAAAACCACTTTCAAGTCACAGTGTACATTGGCATGATCGGAGAGCCTAAATATGTCAAAACCCCTGACGGCATCCTACCTTTGGAGTGTTTTTTCTTAAAACTAAATGGTGTGAAG TTGGAGGCCATTAATCAAAGCATCAGTATTGAGCAATCGCAGTCTGACCGCAGCAAGCGCCCATTTCATCCAGTCAC GTTGTCTCTTCCCACGGACCAGGTCACTAAAGTGACAGTTGGTCGACTCCATTTCAGTGAGACTACAGCAAATAACATGAGAAAGAAAGGAAAACCCAACCCAGACCAGAG GTATTTTCTGTTAGTGGTGGCTCTCCAGGTCCAGGCTCAGAATCAGACATACCTGGTGGCAGCGCAAGCCTCTGAACGCATCATAGTCCGG GCCTCAAATCCTGGCCAGTTTGAGAGCGACAGTGAAGTGCTCTGGCAGCGTGGTCAGCTCTCGGACACTGTCTTCCACCATGGACGCATTGGCATTAACACAGAGCGGCCAGATGAAGCTCTTGTAGTGCATGGAAATGTCAAGATCATGGGTTCGCTTATGCACCCCTCTGACATTCGAGCCAAGGAGGACATTGAAGAG GTTGACACCACCGAACAGTTGAAACGGATCTCTCAGATGCGCCTTGTTCAATATCATTACAAGCCTGAGTTTGCAAGCACTGTGGGACTTGATGACACAGCAGaaacag GAGTGATTGCGCAGGAGGTGCAGGAGATACTTCCCGAGGCGGTAAAGGAGACTGGGGACGTGGTGTGCGCCAATGGAGAAACCATAGAGAACTTCTTAGTAGTGAACAAG GAGAGGATATTCATGGAGAATGTGGGTGCAGTGAAGGAGCTCTGTAAGCTGACAGACAACTTAGAGACTCGGATCGATGAACTGGAAAGGTGGAGTCGAAAACTGGCCAAACTCCGGAGGTTTGACAGCATGAAAAGCAGTAACAG TCATACAGGAAGTCAGTTCAGTCGTGCAGGGAGTATCCCTTACAAGCAGCGTCCTTCCAAAGTCGTGGGCAAG ACAGTGCCGTCCTCTTCTGATCAGAGCTGTGTCAGTCAACGATTCCTACAAGCGACCATCATTGCTCTTGTTATTATCATGGCATtcag TGTTATCTCCATGACCACTCTGTATGTGCTGAATTTGCGCAATGAAGATGATCTGCTGGATATTGATGG TGCTCTTGCTTCGCCTGGTACCTGTACTCTGACTTTCTTCCGACAGACCCGTCTTACACTACCCTTTGCTTTGTGTACACG CTCAAGTCAGAACTTTGATACCACGCAACTGAGAAGTTCCACCACTCCACCACTACAGGCCACGGAGAGCACAG ATTGGTTACATAACCCAAATCATTCCCTCACTATAGACCTGTGTGTGAAACCTCCATGTATTGCTGTCTGCTGCTCTAATCCTCATAGTGTCTCGTCTGCTCCAGCCATCACATCTGCAAAAAACGCTTCTCGTGCAGAGACCTCAGTAACAG ACAATGCTTCATCTGCAACTATCAGAAAGGCAAAATCCAGGTTCTTGGACAAGAGCCAGAACCACTTGCAAACCGCACCTCGTCCTGTAAGTCCACCCCCTCCGTATACTCAGAGCAAAACCAAGCACAGCCCCAACAGCCTGCCCGGGCAGGACCTTCGTAACAGGAGAAGTGTGGAGGAGGAAAGCATTTCAACCACTACCACAGGCATCACACATGAAAATG AATCTCGTGCATCCATCTCTTCCATCCGGCTGCTGGAGACCGACACTCTAATTACAGATAAATTGTGTGCCTCCCAAGACACCTGCAG TGCAGGGAATTACACATTTTCACTCCCTCTGAGCAAGTACAGCTCATTGACCGGCAGTCTAACACTGGAGCTCAA CTCCTCCGTTCCTGTGTCAGTCAATTTGTGTGAAACAACTGCAGGAAAAGCCTGCGACACACCTGTAACCAGAATCGCTTCGGAAATTCAGAGCTGCTCTCAG